From Aptenodytes patagonicus chromosome 1, bAptPat1.pri.cur, whole genome shotgun sequence, one genomic window encodes:
- the CIMIP4 gene encoding ciliary microtubule inner protein 4 translates to MYQNVVEVPASPTPDVAESDSVLANSTLVEPEKGKKECLPEGLCPSRQRTSQRSSSRASWNISKGPVAQGTAKNSTSIKSQASPSAKGVQTKRQRKQSLQAQTPSTQGLHSRRFEEEREDTSATKEPTAGHEPRGRNSTYRLSAISRQREAEGTKSASYAKEPVASQCQTLGSREPGSSWKTIKASYEKAKETCSRLSAKESLASLGPDMKAEWKLLLEKRNSLIHANSKYKFASAVELTSDEEERRALCKAALIMGQKRLSDRTEMLNSSLNSTSFADCNQLGFNLRSNIFQGGPLESRSLMKDSYTPDIIQKAVRDPKNWHGRRTDELGKWHQKNALNLNLQKALEDKHGKKKGKP, encoded by the exons AATGTGGTAGAGGTTCCAGCTTCCCCTACACCTGATGTGGCAGAAAGTGACTCTGTGCTGGCGAACAGTACTTTAG tggaacctgagaaagggaaaaaggagtgTCTTCCAGAAGGCCTATGTCCCAGCAGACAGAGAACATCCCAAAGGAGCTCCAGCAGAGCCTCCTGGAACATCTCCAAGGGCCCAGTGGCTCAGGGAACAGCAAAGAACTCCACATCTATTAAATCCCAGGCATCTCCTTCTGCAAAGGGTGTTCAGActaaaagacagagaaaacagagtCTCCAGGCTCAAACTCCCTCCACGCAGGGTCTTCATTCAAGAAGAtttgaagaggaaagggaagatacTTCTGCCACCAAAGAACCAACAGCGGGGCATGAGCCAAGAGGGAGGAACAGCACTTACCGCCTGTCTGCAATATccaggcagagggaggcagagggCACCAAATCCGCCTCATATGCCAAAGAACCAGTAGCAAGCCAGTGCCAAACACTGGGGTCTAGAGAGCCTGGATCTTCCTGGAAGACCATCAAAGCCAGCTATGAAAAAGCCAAGGAGACCTGCAGCAGATTAAGTGCCAAAGAGTCCTTAGCATCGTTAGGGCCAGATATGAAAGCAGAATGGAAGCTCCTTCTGGAGAAGAGGAACAGCTTGATCCATGCTAACAGCAAATATAAATTTGCCAGTGCAGTTGAACTTACCAGCGATGAAGAG GAACGGCGAGCTCTGTGCAAGGCAGCATTAATCATGGGACAGAAAAGACTCAGCGACCGTACTGAAATGCTAAACAGCTCCCTGAACTCTACATCTTTTGCTGATTGCAACCAGCTGGGCTTTAACCTGAGGTCAAATATCTTCCAAG GTGGCCCACTGGAAAGCCGAAGCTTGATGAAAGATTCCTACACCCCTGATATAATTCAGAAGGCAGTCAGGGATCCCAAGAATTGGCACGGAAGGAGGACTGATGAGCTAG